A single genomic interval of Coccidioides posadasii str. Silveira chromosome 1, complete sequence harbors:
- a CDS encoding uncharacterized protein (EggNog:ENOG410PGVJ~COG:E~MEROPS:MER0003338~BUSCO:7621at33183) — protein MYIPMTIPSSPTASRKARPYGAKPRFKPAIILHGGAGNIERSRIPPELYEQYRASMLAYLRSSYSLLKGKNDGSKKPCGQGVDCGGDEEEYAGCSALDAAVHAVSLMEDDPLFNCGRGSVFTTAGSIEMEASLMVCSVVPPSSSGDGKDTEDEIDIARIKRGAGVMMVRNVRNPIRLAKEVLLRNGYDEDAGGGGSMHCQLCGPYVEKLASDWGLEFKPDEWFWTKRRWDEHRRGLQGPKVEATIDHDAEMDLTSHDGDRYLSQGTVGAVCMDQWGNIAVATSTGGLTNKFPGRIGDTPTLGAGFWAEDWDESGQEMPNDGDRPGRRRRRRRAAAVSGTGNGDSFLRVAAARTTTAMARFSSGHVSLDEALTAVCGPGGELQRSAGDRWGKTGEATAGMIGIEVEWDGDGNKSLLKGKTSFDFNAGGMFRAWIEEGPDGEDRERMMVFREEYYQ, from the exons ATGTACA TCCCAATGACTATTCCCAGCTCCCCCACCGCTTCGCGTAAGGCCCGGCCCTACGGAGCCAAACCCCGCTTTAAACCTGCGATTATCCTCCATGGAGGTGCAGGAAACATCGAGCGTTCGCGCATCCCCCCAGAGCTATACGAACAATACCGGGCGTCGATGCTGGCGTACCTGCGGTCTTCGTATTCGCTGTTGAAAGGCAAAAACGATGGGAGCAAGAAGCCGTGCGGACAGGGTGTCGATTGCGGTGGAGATGAGGAAGAGTATGCGGGGTGCTCTGCTCTTGATGCAGCGGTCCATGCGGTCAGTTTGATGGAGGATGACCCGTTGTTTAATTGTGGACGTGGTAGTGTGTTTACGACCGCGGGCAGCATTGAAATGGAGGCGTCTCTTATGGTTTGCTCAGTGGTGCCCCCGTCGTCGTCCGGGGACGGGAAGGATACCGAAGACGAGATCGACATAGCCAGGATAAAGCGCGGTGCAGGAGTTATGATGGTTAGAAACGTGCGAAATCCAATCCGTCTGGCGAAGGAGGTTTTACTTCGGAATGGCTATGATGAGGATGCTGGAGGCGGAGGTAGCATGCACTGTCAGCTCTGCGGACCATACGTGGAAAAATTGGCGAGCGATTGGGGCCTGGAATTCAAACCCGATGAGTGGTTCTGGACGAAGAGGAGGTGGGATGAACATCGAAGAGGGCTACAGGGCCCAAAGGTGGAGGCGACGATTGACCACGATGCCGAAATGGATCTGACGTCCCATGACGGCGATAGGTATCTTAGCCAGGGCACCGTGGGCGCCGTGTGTATGGATCAATGGGGCAACATTGCTGTTGCTACAAGTACGGGTGGGCTTACGAATAAATTCCCCGGGCGGATCGGGGATACCCCCACGCTAGGGGCAGGATTCTGGGCCGAGGATTGGGATGAATCTGGCCAAGAGATGCCGAACGACGGTGATCGTCCCGGGCgccgtcgtcgtcgtcgtcgagCGGCAGCCGTATCTGGTACAGGAAATGGAGATTCATTCCTCCGCGTCGCAGCCGCCCGGACAACCACAGCGATGGCGCGTTTCTCGTCAGGCCATGTGTCTCTCGACGAAGCTTTGACAGCTGTCTGTGGTCCGGGCGGAGAATTGCAACGTTCGGCAGGGGATAGATGGGGCAAAACGGGTGAAGCAACTGCAGGGATGATTGGGATCGAGGTTGAGTGGGACGGTGACGGAAACAAATCATTACTAAAAGGGAAAACCTCGTTTGATTTTAACGCCGGTGGGATGTTCAGGGCATGGATCGAGGAAGGCCCAGATGGTGAAGATCGAGAGAGAATGATGGTGTTTAGGGAGGAATACTACCAATAG
- a CDS encoding uncharacterized protein (EggNog:ENOG410PN3X~COG:S~TransMembrane:1 (o101-122i)), giving the protein MDLAYGEFHPSSLERLQAQEPDPELDGLVGKVKSLLIEADCAHHSASATIAHLQKNPDAMAAVALTLAEISNLVKKMAPTALVALRNSAPAVFALLSSPQFMIAAGVGIGVTVVMFGGYKIIKQITAAKEASAPEEPQAHMDEMMEIDASLSRIEMWRRGVAESEAESCGTSVDGEFITPTAAAMSGIYLPQRVNDLREPDDASSFSRHSKTSRSSRRSKSSKSGEKDKKKKEKKKASTQLKLLFKKL; this is encoded by the coding sequence ATGGATCTTGCATATGGCGAATTCCACCCGTCATCCCTCGAGCGCCTTCAGGCTCAAGAGCCGGATCCCGAGCTAGATGGTCTAGTGGGCAAAGTAAAAAGCCTACTGATCGAGGCAGACTGTGCTCACCATTCGGCGTCGGCTACAATCGCACACTTACAAAAAAACCCGGACGCTATGGCCGCCGTTGCTCTTACGCTCGCAGAAATCAGCAATCTCGTAAAAAAGATGGCCCCAACGGCGCTAGTTGCCCTCCGGAACAGTGCTCCAGCCGTCTTTGCACTTTTATCCAGCCCGCAGTTCATGATCGCCGCTGGTGTCGGGATCGGAGTAACCGTGGTGATGTTTGGCGGCTACAAGATCATCAAACAGATCACAGCCGCCAAGGAGGCCAGTGCTCCCGAAGAGCCGCAAGCCCACATGGATGAGATGATGGAAATCGATGCTTCCCTCAGCCGTATTGAAATGTGGAGACGTGGAGTGGCCGAGTCCGAGGCCGAAAGCTGCGGCACTTCGGTCGATGGGGAGTTCATTACGCCCACTGCAGCTGCTATGTCGGGTATATATCTCCCACAGCGAGTTAATGACTTGCGAGAGCCCGACGATGCATCGAGCTTTTCTCGACACTCGAAGACGTCTAGGAGCTCTAGACGATCAAAGTCTTCGAAAAGCGGGGAGAAggataaaaagaaaaaagagaagaaaaaggccTCGACTCAACTGAAGCTCCTGTTTAAGAAGTTATGA
- a CDS encoding uncharacterized protein (EggNog:ENOG410PKC8~COG:Q): MAPEVWRDLNPQDETQHTGHRVQNRDASQSGIKASGRFVPDEELFRPSRWINHSDNTIFQPPRGSYLPWSAGPRNCPGQKMAQVEFVGVFLTLFRYHRLEAVRHEIPVKVSTSASKEHKTRRMQTRKETDDEVRQRLERVIDGCRSKLTLEMEVYGVTDAEEEKGGRGVGLRWAAGPVKTSQVLPPMSGL; the protein is encoded by the exons ATGGCACCAGAGGTATGGAGAGATTTGAACCCTCAAGATGAGACCCAGCACACTGGCCATCGAGTTCAGAACAGAGATGCAAGTCAGAGCGGCATCAAAGCCAGCGGTAGATTTGTTCCTGACGAGGAGCTCTTCCGGCCCTCCCGCTGGATAAATCACTCTGACAACACGATTTTCCAGCCGCCCCGTGGAAGCTATCTGCCCTGGTCAGCTGGTCCCCGTAACTGTCCAGGGCAGAAAATGGCACAGGTAGAATTTGTTGGGGTGTTCCTCACTCTCTTCCGATATCATCGGCTGGAGGCAGTCCGCCACGAGATTCCGGTCAAGGTCAGCACTTCGGCTTCAAAAGAACATAAGACGAGAAGAATGCAGACAAGAAAGGAGACCGATGATGAAGTGCGGCAGAGATTAGAACGCGTGATAGATGGGTGTAGAAGCAAATTGACTCTCGAGATGGAGGTGTATGGGGTTACGGACGCAGAGGAGGAAAAAGGAGGGAGGGGCGTGGGTTTGCGGTGG GCGGCCGGCCCCGTCAAAACGTCCCAAGTTTTGCCACCAATGTCTGGGCTTTAA
- a CDS encoding uncharacterized protein (EggNog:ENOG410PJ39~COG:I) — protein MSAPVAILGAGTQGRRLAYMWSSRGRPVHLVDENLSQLQDAQKAVEQFRKTDSKSEYLSGELKTFTSEDLRAALQEAWLVVECVPELLPLKRAVIENIDALTGPMTIIASNSSSFTITEIVAGLELRYPDRFVSLHSYWPPETPAIEIMASPKTKPLIIQRLISECKDHGFSPYHAKKNSTGYIYNRIWAAIKREALSVAAEGVATPEEIDAIYKDVLKTPKGPFEQMDVVGLDVVLDIEEHYAQERTGLPETPRELLRKMVAEGKLGVKSRQGFYTYDSEGRIEK, from the exons ATGAGTGCCCCCGTTGCAATTCTCGGAGCAGGGACGCAGGGTCGGCGTCTTGCGTACATG TGGTCTTCTCGTGGCCGTCCTGTCCATTTGGTTGATGAGAATCTATCCCAGCTGCAGGATGCTCAAAAGGCCGTCGAGCAATTCAGAAAAACCGACTCCAAAAGCGAGTACTTATCCGGGGAGCTTAAAACCTTTACCTCAGAAGACCTTCGAGCCGCCCTGCAGGAAGCATGGCTCGTTGTCGAG TGTGTGCCTGAGCTGCTGCCCTTGAAACGAGCTGTCATTGAAAATATAGATGCCTTGACAGGGCCCATGACGATCATTGCATCCAACTCGAGTAGCTTTACGATCACTGAGATCGTAGCGGGACTCGAGCTTCGGTACCCCGATCGGTTTGTGAGCTTGCACTCAT ATTGGCCTCCAGAAACTCCAG CAATTGAAATAATGGCCTCTCCAAAGACAAAACCGCTTATCATCCAGCGGCTGATAAGCGAGTGCAAAGACCACGGTTTCTCGCCGTATCATGCCAAGAAGAACTCTACTGGTTATATCTACAACAG GATATGGGCGGCAATCAAGCGCGAAGCCCTTTCAGTAGCGGCAGAAGGGGTAGCTACTCCTGAGGAAATCGACGCGATATATAAAGATGTTCTCAAAACGCCCAAGGGCCCTTTTGAGCAGATGGACGTAGTGGGTTTGGATGTTGTATTGGATATTGAGGAACATTATGCCCAAGAGCGGACCGGCCTACCCGAAACACCGAGAGAACTGCTTCGAAAGATGGTTGCCGAAGGAAAATTAGGTGTGAAAAGCCGCCAGGGCTTTTATACGTATGACAGTGAAGGGCGGATTGAGAAATGA
- a CDS encoding uncharacterized protein (EggNog:ENOG410PGV0~COG:G~TransMembrane:14 (i53-71o83-102i114-133o139-159i171-194o200-219i239-256o268-287i307-330o342-363i370-389o401-427i439-461o507-528i)~BUSCO:6055at33183) → MAESSETTPLLRDNAAVENGHPTAVPPPAADDSDAPLADEPTPKELLVIQSSIWLGVFFAALDATVVATISGPISSSFNSLSLLSWLASAYLISNAACQPLSGKLTDIFSRRTGLVVSNVLFGLGNLICGLAQDEWVMIFGRVVAGMGGGGLTAIATFVTSDLVPLRKRGLWQGIGNICYGVGSGLGGVFGGWVNDTWGWRWAFLVQIPFIVVSTVLVWWRIKIPVKETDVSRWRRVDFLGAGALVLTLVLLLFGINTGGNQVPWSHPIVVVSLVLSGIFLFVFIYIEEKVASEPVIPVRLLTDRTVLSACLTNWFGTMSIFAVFLYVPLYLQIQGYSTTQAGARLIAQAVGTSIGSLGLGLLMRVTGRYLFLSYVSVILLAVGSILFNTFTLGTPAWPPFLYLFIAGLGYGGMITATLVALISAVAHAHQAVVTSASYAFRSTGSSIGISIAFSVFQNILKSGLWSRFGGREEAARLIPKIRDSLDEINHLPEGWLPGVLDAYMDALRAVFATTLALSLLGVVVNFGMREHKLHANLARK, encoded by the exons ATGGCAGAATCATCAGAAACAACTCCACTCCTTCGCGACAATGCGGCCGTGGAAAACGGCCATCCCACGGCTGTACCCCCGCCTGCTGCAGATGACTCCGATGCACCTCTGGCGGACGAACCAACACCCAAGGAGCTGCTTGTCATTCAATCAAGTATCTGGCTAGGGGTTTTCTTCGCTGCCTTGG ATGCCACCGTTGTTGCGACGATCTCCGGTCCAATTTCATCGTCGTTCAATTCCCTTTCCCTCCTTTCCTGGCTCGCTTCAGCATACCTGATTTCGAACGCCGCTTGTCAGCCTCTTAGCGGGAAACTAACCGATATCTTTTCACGTCGAACCGGCCTCGTAGTATCGAACGTACTATTTGGGCTCGGAAATTTGATCTGTGGTCTTGCCCAGGATGAATGGGTAATGATCTTCGGCCGGGTGGTGGCGGGAATGGGCGGAGGAGGCTTGACGGCCATTGCGACTTTTGTTACCTCCGATCTTGTCCCGCTGCGCAAAAGAGGACTGTGGCAGGGTATTGGCAATATATGCTATGGCGTGGGAAGCGGGCTGGGAGGAGTATTTGGGGGTTGGGTCAATGATACTTGGGGCTGGCGTTGGGCATTCCTGGTCCAGATACCTTTTATCGTGGTATCTACTGTTTTGGTCTGGTGGAGGATCAAAATCCCTGTCAAAGAGACCGATGTCTCACGCTGGCGAAGGGTTGATTTCCTTGGAGCAGGAGCCTTGGTCCTGACGCTGGTCCTGCTTTTGTTCGGTATAAACACTGGTGGCAATCAAGTGCCATGGAGCCATCCTATCGTTGTGGTTTCGTTGGTGCTGTCCGGCATATTCCTTTTCGTCTTTATCTACATTGAAGAGAAGGTGGCTTCTGAGCCTGTTATCCCCGTTCGGCTGCTGACAGATCGGACTGTCCTCTCCGCCTGTCTGACAAATTGGTTTGGTACGATGTCGATATTCGCTGTGTTCCTTTACGTGCCGCTTTACCTCCAGATTCAGGGATATTCTACAACGCAGGCTGGTGCACGACTCATCGCCCAAGCGGTGGGAACATCCATCGGGTCGCTGGGACTGGGACTTTTGATGCGTGTTACCGGTCGTTACTTGTTCTTAAGCTATGTGTCCGTTATCCTTCTGGCTGTGGGTTCCATTCTCTTCAACACCTTCACTCTCGGAACGCCGGCCTGGCCGCCGTTCCTGTACCTGTTTATCGCTGGGCTCGGTTACGGTGGCATGATCACCGCCACCCTGGTAGCGTTGATATCCGCCGTTGCCCACGCACACCAGGCCGTCGTGACGTCAGCGTCCTACGCCTTCCGTAGCACTGGAAGCTCGATCGGTATCAGTATCGCTTTTTCCGTTTTTCAGAATATCCTCAAGTCTGGTCTGTGGTCGCGGTTCGGTGGCCGCGAAGAGGCAGCACGCCTGATCCCGAAAATCCGTGATAGTCTGGATGAGATCAATCACCTCCCTGAGGGCTGGTTGCCAGGTGTGCTGGATGCCTACATGGATGCCCTGAGGGCAGTGTTTGCAACAACTCTGGCCCTATCTCTGTTGGGTGTTGTGGTGAATTTTGGAATGAGAGAACACAAACTGCATGCGAATCTGGCAAGAAAATGA
- a CDS encoding uncharacterized protein (EggNog:ENOG410PJBV~COG:D,P~BUSCO:2872at33183), translating into MAVNSKLRSDSHYFGAHDPQTQPTGVPAAMSSGSETGDMSNIGAGDNSGLPEMKQPVAHASGTMNVGQMRLLNSPSRHHNRILLSTNTPFSDTVMRSLLRDPDIELRLIADKDFNDGADGVDNLLYYPDIPQSETYRSRREWMNITAASLADWADVLIVAPVDAGTLGSMVSGLTTSLTLTILRGWDISKTILLVPKMMLLEWKSPITGRQLDQIRTFWPWVKILPPVLSRFEPPDSLVEVPWEGREMFYEEVRKGLGWPFNVNGAEDKIDSLDEAVIAGRMDKHLVKNDMDTATVLENRSESTVRRSSTPSRDPNAPVLPPELLTMIFEALGDWETSTAVGVYARIPMPEHWKAFAPKADCPSTNFSLEYTILRSPLCDITKLLSSAPPWKPLSNLAAHLIFKFCRTDVLDYICQSRIDLYWSTPRLSSLPLRASAVYGNTTLLEWWRNCPDLPTNDYLPDALDGASRAGFIHVLEWWRKSGLPLRYTERALESASAEGQITVLDWWKRVSESSAYSDPVPLKIGKSVLLAAQSGKTASLAWWDRSGIPYSHGESVARIASTHGHVPVLELWYRRKGSKIIFDNQVLVGATKNGHVDVLEWWRRSGLRVEFKTCDIEEALEDAVSGAEDRVRRWWERNGLNLGVGTSEWMKVKVL; encoded by the coding sequence ATGGCTGTTAACTCTAAACTCCGATCCGACTCGCATTATTTCGGAGCCCATGATCCTCAAACGCAACCGACCGGCGTGCCCGCGGCGATGAGTTCAGGTTCGGAGACTGGAGATATGAGTAACATCGGTGCTGGTGATAACTCGGGTTTACCCGAAATGAAACAGCCTGTCGCCCATGCTAGCGGTACAATGAATGTGGGACAAATGAGGCTATTGAACTCCCCGAGCAGGCATCACAATCGCATCCTATTATCCACGAACACTCCTTTCTCCGACACGGTGATGCGCTCCCTTCTTCGCGACCCGGATATCGAGCTTCGTTTAATAGCAGATAAAGATTTCAACGATGGGGCTGACGGCGTGGACAACCTTCTATACTATCCAGACATTCCACAGTCAGAAACATACCGCAGCAGGAGGGAATGGATGAATATTACAGCAGCCAGCCTCGCAGACTGGGCAGATGTTCTCATCGTTGCGCCAGTTGACGCAGGAACTCTTGGGTCTATGGTCTCTGGGTTAACTACAAGTCTTACACTGACGATTCTCCGGGGTTGGGATATATCTAAGACAATCTTGCTCGTGCCGAAAATGATGCTGCTTGAGTGGAAATCCCCCATCACCGGAAGACAACTAGATCAGATTCGCACTTTCTGGCCCTGGGTGAAAATACTTCCCCCAGTCCTGTCTAGATTTGAACCCCCTGATTCTCTCGTCGAAGTTCCGTGGGAAGGACGAGAGATGTTCTATGAAGAGGTCCGGAAAGGGCTTGGATGGCCATTTAACGTAAACGGCGCCGAGGACAAAATCGATTCCCTCGATGAAGCGGTAATAGCGGGGAGAATGGACAAGCATCTCGTTAAAAATGATATGGACACTGCAACAGTCTTGGAAAATCGATCAGAGAGTACAGTTAGGAGAAGCAGTACCCCCTCCAGAGACCCAAATGCTCCTGTCCTTCCGCCAGAACTTTTGACCATGATTTTTGAGGCTTTGGGTGACTGGGAAACATCGACAGCAGTTGGGGTATACGCCAGAATCCCAATGCCAGAGCACTGGAAGGCTTTTGCTCCAAAAGCTGATTGCCCATCAACGAATTTTTCCCTTGAATACACGATTCTTCGAAGTCCTTTATGCGATATCACAAAACTCCTCTCCTCTGCACCTCCATGGAAGCCCCTATCCAACCTCGCGGCACACTTAATTTTTAAGTTTTGTCGAACGGACGTCCTCGACTACATTTGCCAGTCCCGAATTGATTTATACTGGTCGACACCGCGGCTATCTAGCCTTCCGCTCCGAGCGTCTGCTGTGTATGGCAATACAACTCTTCTAGAGTGGTGGCGAAATTGTCCAGATCTGCCGACGAACGATTACCTTCCGGATGCTCTCGACGGAGCATCGCGAGCCGGCTTTATCCACGTCCTGGAGTGGTGGCGAAAGTCCGGGTTGCCCCTTCGGTACACCGAACGAGCGCTCGAATCTGCGTCTGCGGAGGGTCAAATCACTGTCCTCGATTGGTGGAAAAGGGTCTCTGAATCTTCAGCTTATTCCGATCCAGTCCCTTTGAAGATAGGAAAATCGGTACTTTTGGCGGCGCAGTCTGGCAAGACGGCGTCGCTTGCGTGGTGGGATAGATCTGGCATCCCATATTCACATGGCGAATCTGTCGCTCGTATTGCGAGCACACATGGCCATGTTCCCGTGTTAGAGCTGTGGTACAGGCGCAAGGGTTCGAAAATCATTTTTGACAACCAGGTTCTTGTCGGTGCGACGAAGAATGGTCATGTTGATGTGCTCGAGTGGTGGCGACGAAGTGGATTACGGGTTGAATTCAAGACCTGCGACATTGAAGAAGCGTTGGAAGACGCCGTGTCGGGTGCTGAAGATCGAGTTCGACGCTGGTGGGAGCGAAACGGGTTGAACTTGGGGGTTGGTACGAGCGAATGGATGAAAGTCAAGGTTCTGTGA
- a CDS encoding uncharacterized protein (EggNog:ENOG410PKC8~COG:Q~TransMembrane:2 (o6-23i35-54o)): MASVSLTNIIFTSIILYIFAILLKLLQNYQRARKIGLPIVFVPVDQSNILWIIISPIVRPLLKRYLPRFIYNRIVICIFGHEFHEKLEPFKNFVGGQKTYTLITLRGLEIWTCDPDVSMDVLRRPKDFSQLEIANKMMSKFGSNVLTTSGAVWARQRKIIASVINEKISGVVFDESVRQAAGFIEKFGESKPGDIGSRSTKANRVIDGVTYKTFDMVKKITIHVLSRAGMGVTRPWRDDGRQIKSSAAKADHDEDSRLKFDRALQMILANLVPATLVPEQILSHWPFFLPGAREMRDLASAVRHLPRMFRDMLG; this comes from the coding sequence ATGGCCTCCGTATCTCTCACGAATATCATTTTCACCAGCATCATCCTGTATATATTCGCAATCCTACTCAAGCTCCTGCAAAACTACCAAAGAGCGCGCAAGATCGGATTACCCATCGTTTTCGTCCCCGTGGACCAAAGCAACATCTTATGGATAATTATCTCCCCAATCGTACGCCCGCTTCTAAAGCGCTATCTTCCCAGGTTCATCTACAACCGTATAGTCATTTGTATCTTCGGACACGAATTCCATGAAAAGCTCGAGCCATTTAAAAACTTTGTTGGCGGGCAGAAGACGTATACCCTGATAACACTACGGGGACTGGAAATCTGGACCTGTGATCCCGATGTTTCGATGGATGTTTTGCGACGACCCAAGGATTTCTCGCAGCTGGAGATCGCAAATAAGATGATGAGTAAATTCGGGAGCAATGTTCTAACTACAAGCGGGGCGGTTTGGGCGCGACAGAGAAAGATCATAGCAAGTGTAATCAATGAAAAGATAAGCGGAGTTGTGTTTGACGAAAGCGTGAGGCAAGCTGCCGGATTTATAGAGAAGTTTGGCGAATCGAAGCCTGGTGATATAGGATCGAGAAGTACAAAGGCCAATCGAGTGATTGATGGAGTGACTTACAAGACGTTTGACATGGTGAAGAAGATCACCATCCATGTGCTGAGTAGGGCCGGTATGGGTGTGACTCGGCCCTGGAGAGATGACGGGAGACAGATTAAGAGCAGTGCTGCAAAGGCAGACCACGATGAAGATTCCAGGTTGAAATTTGACCGCGCTCTTCAAATGATTCTCGCGAATCTCGTCCCTGCAACCCTAGTGCCCGAACAGATTCTTTCACATTggcctttctttcttccagGAGCTCGGGAAATGAGAGATTTGGCGTCCGCAGTCCGGCATCTCCCGAGAATGTTCAGAGATATGCTCGGTTAA